One window of Quercus robur chromosome 12, dhQueRobu3.1, whole genome shotgun sequence genomic DNA carries:
- the LOC126710130 gene encoding uncharacterized protein LOC126710130: MVETRRSSSASKRGLSSPPPPNPKRSKASEASSSTNDGRSSPPVENSGPGKESGSGPQDLELQSPDPLSTGSPKPVDACDSDKCVDFGGDGEVLVSPLSLGGAAVDAEKSKAAGVEALRAKKRLTKLTKSSQKVAWGKLLSQCSQNPHLSMYGTTFSVGQGRQCNLWLKDPSISNTLCKLRHIEREGSSVTLLEITGGKGAVQVNGKYYRKNSSVILSGGDEVVFTSNGKHAYIFQQLTNDNLTAPGIPSVSILEAQSAPIKGIHIEARSGDPSAVAGASILASLSNMPKDLTILQAPGKTSEDVDQNTEMSILPSGCGGSDDHTPDIDMKDSADNDLAGVSSREKTVVPSPDAANDHPNLGSLGLDPCMDADIGKVPASNYELRPLLRMLAGSSSDFDLSGSITKMLDGHREIRELKDFDPPISVSTRRQAYKDNLQQGILNPDNIEVSFESFPYYLSDTTKDVLIASTYVHLKCYKFTKYALDLPTVSPRILLSGPAGSEIYQETLAKALAKHFGARLLIVDSLLLPGGPTPKDSDSVKEASASRPERASAFVKRAAQAAGLQHKKPASSVEADITGGSALSSQAMPKQEASTASSKSATLKAGDRVKFVATVPSGVAPLQSCPLRGPTTGCRGRVLLAFEENGNSKIGVRFDKSIPDGNNLGGLCEDDHGFFCSANNLHRLDSFGGDDIEKLAINELFEVASKESKSSPLILFVKDIEKAMAGSSESYTVLKGKLENLPENVVIIGSHTQMDNRKEKSHPGGLLFTKFGSNQTALLDLAFPDNFGRLHDRSKEIPKAMKQLSRLFPNKVTIQLPQDEAVLSDWKQQLERDIETLKAQSNIVSIRSVLNRIGLDCPDLETLCVKDQALTTESVEKMVGWALSYQFMNHSEVSVKDAKLVISAESIMYGLNILQSIQNENKSLKKSLKDVVTENEFEKKLLADVIPPTDIGVSFDDIGALENVKDTLKELVMLPLQRPDLFCKGQLTKPCKGILLFGPPGTGKTMLAKAVATEAGANFINISMSSITSKWFGEGEKYVKAVFSLASKIAPSVVFVDEVDSMLGRRENPGEHEAMRKMKNEFMVNWDGLRTKDKERVLVLAATNRPFDLDEAVIRRLPRRLMVNLPDAPNREKILRVILAKEELASDIELEAIANMTDGYSGSDLKNLCVTAAHCPIREILEKEKKEKNVALAENRPLPALYSSADVRPLKLEDFKYAHEQVCASVSSESTNMNELLQWNDLYGEGGSRKKNSLSYFM; this comes from the exons ATGGTTGAAACAAGGCGTAGCTCCTCTGCTTCCAAACGTGGCCTCTCATCTCCTCCTCCACCTAACCCAAAACGATCCAAG gcTTCTGAGGCGTCTTCTTCGACCAACGATGGTCGGAGCTCTCCACCGGTTGAGAACTCGGGTCCGGGTAAGGAATCCGGGTCTGGACCTCAAGACTTGGAGCTGCAATCCCCTGATCCGTTGAGCACTGGTTCTCCTAAGCCCGTCGACGCATGCGATTCAGATAAATGTGTGGATTTCGGCGGAGATGGCGAGGTCTTGGTGTCTCCTCTGTCGCTAG GTGGAGCTGCTGTGGATGCAGAGAAATCTAAAGCGGCCGGGGTGGAGGCTCTTCGGGCAAAGAAGCGCCTTACCAAGCTGACAAAATCCAGCCAGAAAGTTGCTTGGGGAAAGCTTCTTTCCCAGTGTTCTCAG AATCCTCACCTGTCAATGTATGGTACTACTTTCTCTGTTGGTCAAGGCCGTCAATGCAATTTATGGCTTAAAGATCCATCCATTAGCAATACATTGTGTAAATTGAGGCACATAGAG CGTGAAGGTTCATCTGTTACATTACTGGAAATCACAGGGGGTAAAGGTGCTGTCCAAGTGAACGGGAAGTACTATAGAAAAAATTCTAGTGTAATTCTAAGCGGAGGCGATGAGGTGGTCTTCACTTCTAATGGAAAGCATGCTTAT ATCTTTCAGCAACTCACCAATGATAATTTAACTGCTCCTGGCATACCTTCTGTGAGCATATTAGAAGCTCAGAGTGCTCCAATAAAGGGGATACATATTGAGGCAAGATCTGGGGACCCTTCAGCTGTTGCTGGAGCATCAATATTAGCATCTTTGTCTAATATGCCAAAAGACTTGACCATACTTCAGGCACCTGGTAAAACTAGTGAGGATGTGGACCAGAATACTGAAATGTCCATTCTACCTTCTGGCTGTGGAGGGTCAGATGATCATACTCCTGACATTGACATGAAGGATAGTGCTGATAATGATCTTGCTGGTGTTTCTTCAAGAGAGAAAACCGTTGTTCCTTCTCCTGATGCTGCCAATGACCACCCCAATCTTGGTAGCCTTGGATTGGATCCTTGTATGGATGCAGACATTGGAAAGGTCCCTGCGTCAAATTATGAATTAAGGCCACTCTTGCGAATGCTTGCTGGTTCATCTTCAGACTTTGACTTAAGTGGCAGTATCACTAAAATGCTTGATGGGCACAGGGAAATTagagaactcaaggattttgaTCCTCCAATTTCAGTATCAACTAGAAGGCAAGCATATAAGGATAATTTACAACAAGGAATTCTCAATCCTGACAACATTGAAGTCTCTTTTGAAAGTTTCCCATATTACTTAAG TGATACAACAAAGGATGTTTTGATTGCTTCAACATATGTTCATTTGAAGTGTTACAAATTCACAAAGTATGCCTTGGACCTACCTACTGTGTCCCCGCGTATATTATTATCTGGTCCTGCAG gttcGGAGATATATCAGGAAACTTTGGCAAAGGCACTTGCCAAACACTTTGGTGCTAGACTGCTAATTGTTGATTCTCTTTTGTTGCCTGGT ggACCAACACCCAAAGATTCTGATTCTGTGAAAGAAGCTTCAGCTTCAAGGCCAGAACGAGCATCGGCTTTTGTTAAACGAGCTGCACAGGCTGCTGGCTTACAGCATAAGAAACCGGCTTCTAGTGTTGAGGCTGATATTACAGGTGGATCCGCATTAAGCTCTCAGGCTATGCCAAAGCAGGAGGCATCAACTGCATCATCAAAAAGTGCTACACTCAAAGCAG gTGATAGAGTAAAATTTGTGGCTACTGTACCTTCTGGAGTGGCACCACTACAAAGTTGTCCTCTAAG GGGACCAACAACTGGTTGTCGAGGTAGAGTTCTCCTTGCTTTTGAAGAAAATGGTAATTCAAAAATTGGGGTTAGATTTGATAAATCAATTCCAGATGGCAACAATCTTGGTGGCCTTTGTGAAGATGATCATGGTTTCTTTTGTTCTG CCAATAATTTACACCGCTTAGATAGTTTTGGTGGTGATGATATAGAGAAGCTTGCTATTAATGAGCTCTTTGAG GTTGCatcaaaagaaagtaaaagcaGTCCATTAATATTGTTTGTGAAAGACATAGAAAAGGCTATGGCGGGTAGCTCAGAATCATATACGGTCTTAAAGGGTAAGCTTGAAAATTTGCCGGAGAACGTTGTTATAATTGGTTCCCATACCCAGATGGACAATCGTAAGGAGAAG TCTCATCCTGGTGGTCTTTTATTTACGAAGTTTGGAAGCAACCAGACAGCGTTACTTGATCTTGCCTTTCCG GATAACTTTGGTAGACTGCATGATAGGAGTAAAGAAATCCCAAAAGCAATGAAGCAACTTTCTCGGCTTTTCCCAAACAAAGTGACAATACAGCTGCCTCAG GATGAAGCTGTACTTTCGGACTGGAAGCAGCAGTTGGAACGTGATATTGAAACTTTGAAAGCTCAATCAAATATTGTCAGCATTCGCTCA GTTCTGAACAGAATTGGCTTGGATTGTCCCGACCTTGAAACTCTGTGTGTTAAAGATCAAGCCCTTACTACTGAAA GTGTGGAGAAAATGGTAGGATGGGCTCTAAGTTACCAGTTTATGAATCACTCTGAAGTATCAGTCAAAGATGCTAAACTTGTGATCTCTGCTGAAAG CATTATGTACGGTCTGAACATTCTGCAGAGCattcaaaatgaaaacaagagCTTGAAGAAATCACTGAAG GATGTGGTCACTGAGAATGAATTTGAGAAGAAACTTCTTGCTGATGTCATTCCACCGACCGATATTGGGGTTTCTTTTGATGATATTGGGGCATTAGAAAATGTAAAGGATACCTTGAAGGAATTGGTGATGCTTCCACTTCAGAGGCCTGACCTGTTTTGTAAAGGACAGCTGACTAAG CCTTGCAAGGGTATATTGCTCTTTGGACCTCCTGGTACTGGGAAAACAATGCTTGCAAAGGCAGTTGCAACTGAGGCCGGTGCAAACTTTATCAATATATCAATGTCAAGCATTACTTCAAAG TGGTTTGGTGAAGGGGAAAAGTATGTCAAAGCAGTTTTCTCACTAGCTAGTAAAATAGCTCCTagtgttgtttttgttgatgaG GTTGATAGCATGTTAGGAAGACGTGAAAACCCTGGAGAGCATGAGGCTATGCGTAAAATGAAGAATGAGTTTATGGTAAATTGGGATGGTCTGCGTACAAAGGATAAGGAGCGTGTACTGGTACTTGCTGCTACTAATAGGCCTTTTGACCTTGATGAGGCTGTTATTAGGAGGCTTCCCCGGAG ATTGATGGTCAATTTGCCAGATGCCCCAAACAGAGAAAAAATTCTAAGAGTTATATTAGCCAAAGAAGAGCTGGCATCTGATATTGAATTGGAAGCAATTGCAAATATGACTGATGGCTACTCTGGGAGTGACCTAAag AATCTGTGTGTGACTGCGGCTCACTGTCCCATTAGGGAAATTTTGGAGAAGGAAAAGAAG GAGAAGAATGTGGCGTTGGCTGAGAATAGGCCTTTACCTGCATTGTATAGCAGTGCTGACGTTCGTCCTCTAAAGTTGGAGGATTTCAAATATGCACATGAGCAG GTGTGTGCTAGTGTGTCATCAGAGTCTACAAATATGAACGAACTCCTCCAGTGGAATGACCTATATGGAGAAGGTGgatcaaggaagaagaattCTCTAAGCTACTTCATGTAG